A single Anopheles funestus chromosome 2RL, idAnoFuneDA-416_04, whole genome shotgun sequence DNA region contains:
- the LOC125760420 gene encoding platelet binding protein GspB-like yields the protein MDIGGTANAAKVASPESTAAVDKSCAVPEVSEKATASDKNGSFPDSSGDSMKNAACVADSLGNQKDASQETLPSPKKPSDDVPKVDESNRLAELMKSPLKQPTVATSTSVEISQPISELVRNDTSRNDKLGVQEQIDEDDELLKRMEAIEKGEDLDAVPEDVNHQNGMLQKTPEKGNSEKAVKVCVDVGKAITVSDASVSNLSESNTQSKSTEAMSPTFKRKHPFTVGEVEPQMKKVHISDVTDGLEPKATSSESKHSPARQLNEAQELFEPDLHQKVQAEKSPSVEKMEVDGSPEPETSFPKKIELLRDTEPNIEPKAVYEKSEEISSSVVEEPMPQDDSSTSNKIENSTVSSSDDKQEGMMSENTKPPDSEVSASVLPAPSGEEAMDIDEDEIDMAESSTSRHTRAAASVILPVVESPCIKKAAYLCGDEDPKEVDGKVPSVPTVKSTAISATTSSTQGSSIETSKVVKQKDVNCASKTSSVAVVLTKPDDEPEDVVDSSNIASIVPKPVAQTVEKCSESVKVLDVTVVPEENIVGSSQPSSSSDLKKQSLPDKRSNDQMRDSLHRSALLVKATSTPNQNTAELTPSSSNPSSPKTLNVVTTSAVSSSNVYSSTPIHSNFGKISSGNVSKIMNPPSSIETSRIEADETTTTTSASSEQSESLITAEVEEKYTGQTTSATTILPSTTETATSPTTATTMGVSDSSVKSSSPKKELRKEDSNSSKISGKTSDDISEVDSCTASGMNTAEEINLYVNNARKLNGISSTSEGSELGIKDEVTKSLVSVKAEDDCKTNISSIQLDLSRAISPTTSAEQQYEVSVWYEGKELQFMSVERIHGGTKVDSSTTADIATHDAASASSSKQLSTASTNGSVSSIGPFALPGTNASNVGESSESSSSFVTIAGVKSTHSVTVPQMKQTVIGPKALCDLLIEEFQKLRRTLAPDDITENYPNAQLLKSPKTPYIGRGRKDSAKKSSSRSQKRSKTADSEEDDDDVGNDARTPRSTGSSASKQPAKRTKVLLAAVGNELPVASSNITQKSKIAQEPKQFDICCLARWTDRKYYAGRVTNYRGDNKYVVVFEDGCSKTLSRDIIVFGDDGVLPIQHHSIHALTGGDTYEPAIVEEIKRNEANEVMYCVRTASSPLEVTATDIYLTDEQAKWIHNACKDKPDPIQKLLQPGSGISSMGGDAACSNEGNASERNPTTAATDLMSDSGDKNSRSTRSKRGSGTNDKQMGSTTPEAGYSGGVGKKGRRGRRKQHLSPESRISECSDVSDTYEEDVPAPTSPETGLDAVDGVQPELQRTEQESELTRMGLVSEYLGSGDKDRIDQLLGPIPVDAKTLFRNKHFLLSCTVPSKGAAAAAAEFSSVPFIKQHIRRQIEAGGGKVYQFFEDVPKNRYKQCKLIAPRPSTTAIYVQCIASNIMAVSHEWIIQCCQVLMMLDYKPFVLPAGWSFLENRFIDWNSGRVKDKRNSATPFASVCINVASLCKDFNNFWSRVCKLAGGTVRLIKTESDITDNLTGYLLTDQEFPEEIKIKAARTGLLVVSTVWVVQCLILGRVCHPDSNEKLTQIYQEEDY from the exons ATGGATATTGGCGGTACGGCGAATGCGGCGAAGGTGgcatctccggagtccacagCTGCAGTCGACAAGTCCTGTGCCGTTCCGGAAGTCAGTGAAAAGGCCACAGCATCTGATAAAAACG gATCATTCCCAGATTCCAGCGGTGATTCTATGAAGAATGCAGCATGTGTAGCTGATTCACTCGGGAATCAGAAAGATGCTTCTCAGGAAACACTCCCGTCACCCAAGAAACCATCAGATGATGTCCCTAAGGTTGATGAATCAAACAGATTAGCGGAACTCATGAAAAGCCCCTTAAAACAACCTACTGTCGCCACTAGCACTTCGGTTGAAATTTCACAGCCAATTAGTGAACTGGTACGGAACGACACATCACGTAATGATAAATTGGGTGTGCAGGAGCAGATAGACGAGGATGACGAGCTGTTGAAGCGTATGGAGGCAATCGAAAAGGGGGAAGATCTGGATGCTGTTCCGGAAGATGTTAATCATCAGAATGGTATGCTACAAAAGACGccagaaaaaggaaattcaGAGAAGGCGGTTAAAGTATGTGTAGATGTTGGAAAAGCCATAACGGTATCAGATGCATCTGTTAGCAATTTATCTGAGTCGAATACACAATCGAAATCAACCGAAGCAATGAGTCCGACTTTCAAACGAAAACATCCTTTCACTGTAGGTGAAGTCGAACCCCAAATGAAAAAAGTGCACATCTCCGATGTGACGGATGGCCTGGAACCGAAAGCAACAAGCTCAGAATCAAAGCATTCACCCGCTCGTCAACTGAACGAAGCTCAGGAATTATTCGAACCAGACCTGCATCAGAAAGTACAGGCAGAAAAATCACCTTCCGTTGAGAAGATGGAGGTTGATGGATCGCCGGAACCGGAAACatcctttccaaaaaaaatagaactgCTACGCGATACGGAACCAAACATCGAACCTAAAGCAGTGTATGAAAAATCTGAAGAAATAAGCTCATCGGTTGTAGAAGAGCCCATGCCCCAAGATGATTCTTCAACAAgtaacaaaatagaaaactcAACTGTTTCCAGTTCCGATGACAAACAGGAAGGTATGATGAGCGAAAATACGAAACCTCCCGATAGCGAAGTTTCAGCGTCAGTTCTTCCTGCTCCCTCGGGCGAAGAAGCTATGGATATAGATGAAGATGAAATCGATATGGCAGAGAGTAGCACATCCAGACATACCAGAGCAGCCGCTTCAGTGATTTTGCCTGTGGTGGAGTCTCCATGCATTAAGAAGGCTGCATACCTATGTGGGGATGAAGATCCAAAGGAGGTAGACGGAAAAGTTCCGAGCGTTCCGACTGTAAAGTCTACTGCTATTTCTGCAACTACATCATCGACGCAAGGATCTTCAATTGAAACATCGAAGGTGGTCAAGCAGAAGGATGTGAACTGTGCATCAAAAACATcatctgttgctgttgtacTCACTAAGCCAGACGACGAACCCGAGGATGTGGTAGACAGTAGCAACATTGCGTCGATTGTACCAAAACCAGTAGCGCAgacagttgaaaaatgttctgAATCTGTGAAAGTTCTTGATGTCACGGTAGTACCGGAAGAAAACATTGTTGGAAGCTCGCAACCTTCATCAAGCAGCGATTTGAAGAAACAATCGTTACCGGATAAACGATCGAACGATCAAATGCGCGATTCGTTACACAGGAGTGCTCTATTGGTGAAGGCAACCAGCACACCGAATCAAAACACTGCAGAATTGACGCCATCATCTTCAAATCCTTCATCGCCGAAAACGTTGAATGTGGTGACGACATCCGCTGTTAGCTCTTCTAACGTTTACAGTTCTACCCCGATCCATTCGAACTTTGGAAAAATAAGCTCAGGAAATGTAAGTAAAATCATGAATCCACCATCCTCGATAGAAACCAGCAGAATAGAGGCGGACGAAACAACAACGACCACTTCCGCCAGTAGCGAACAGTCGGAATCGCTAATAACAGCGGAGGTAGAGGAAAAGTATACTGGTCAAACGACGTCTGCAACAACAATTTTACCTTCAACAACAGAAACGGCAACCTCGCCTACGACAGCTACTACTATGGGCGTTTCAGATTCTTCAGTCAAAAGCAGTTCACCCAAGAAAGAACTCAGAAAAGAAGATTCCAACAGTTCAAAGATTAGCGGCAAGACATCTGACGATATTTCAGAAGTAGATTCATGCACAG CGTCTGGGATGAATACTGCGGAAGAGATAAATTTGTATGTGAACAACGCACGAAAATTAAATGGCATTTCTTCAACTTCGGAAGGATCTGAATTGGGCATTAAAGACGAAGTGACCAAATCACTTGTATCCGTCAAGGCCGAGGATGACTGTAAAACAAATATCAGCTCGATACAATTGGATCTTTCTCGTGCCATATCACCTACGACTTCTGCCGAACAGCAATATGAAGTGAGTGTATGGTATGAAGGAAAAGAATTACAGTTCATGTCAGTGGAACGAATTCACGGCGGGACAAAAGTTGATTCATCTACTACTGCTGACATCGCTACTCACGATGCCGCTTCCGCTTCCTCTTCAAAGCAATTATCCACGGCCTCAACGAATGGTAGTGTCAGTAGTATAGGGCCATTCGCGCTTCCAGGAACAAATGCATCAAATGTAGGAGAATCGTCCGAAAGCTCCTCGTCCTTCGTCACCATTGCCGGGGTTAAGTCAACGCATTCAGTGACGGTGCCGCAAATGAAGCAAACTGTAATAGGACCGAAAGCACTTTGCGATTTGCTAATTGAAGAATTCCAAAAGCTGAGACGAACTTTAGCACCTGACGATATCACCGAAAATTATCCTAATGCACAACTGCTGAAAAGTCCCAAAACGCCTTACATCGGGCGTGGTCGCAAAGACAGTGCAAAGAAGAGTAGCTCTCGTTCTCAGAAGCGTTCTAAAACGGCTGACAGCGAAgaggatgacgatgatgttgGCAATGATGCTCGAACTCCACGCTCTACGGGATCGTCCGCCTCAAAACAACCAGCTAAGCGGACGAAAGTGTTATTAGCTGCTGTTGGTAATGAATTACCAGTCGCTAGTTCTAATATCACACAGAAATCAAAAATTGCTCAAGAACCAAAGCAATTTGACATTTGTTGTCTGGCTCGGTGGACTGACCGCAAGTACTATGCTGGCCGGGTGACAAACTATCGAGGGGACAATAAATACGTGGTGGTGTTCGAAGACGGGTGCTCCAAAACTCTGTCACGGGACATCATCGTGTTTGGAGATGATGGTGTGTTACCAATACAGCATCACTCAATACACGCGCTCACTGGGGGTGACACGTACGAGCCCGCTATTGTGGAAGAAATTAAGCGCAATGAAGCAAATGAAGTAATGTACTGTGTGCGGACGGCATCCAGCCCACTGGAGGTTACAGCCACCGATATATATCTAACAGACGAACAAGCAAAATGGATTCACAACGCATGCAAAGACAAGCCAGACCCCATCCAAAAGCTCCTGCAACCGGGATCGGGTATTTCATCCATGGGAGGAGATGCTGCATGTAGCAATGAAGGAAACGCTTCGGAAAGAAACCCAACCACGGCCGCAACAGATTTGATGTCAGATTCCGGCGATAAAAACTCTCGTTCCACACGCAGTAAACGAGGCTCGGGAACAAATGACAAGCAAATGGGATCTACTACCCCGGAAGCTGGCTACTCAGGTGGAGTTGGTAAAAAGGGACGTCGTGGACGAAG AAAGCAGCACCTGTCCCCTGAATCACGCATATCTGAATGTAGCGATGTATCGGATACCTACGAGGAGGACGTACCTGCACCAACGAGTCCTGAAACGGGCTTGGATGCAGTAGATGGTGTACAGCCGGAATTACAACGCACCGAACAGGAATCCGAGCTAACCA GAATGGGCCTTGTGTCCGAATACCTTGGGTCTGGCGATAAAGACAGAATAGACCAACTGCTTGGACCGATACCTGTCGATGCGAAAACTTTATTCCGGAATAAGCACTTTTTGTTAAGTTGCACCGTCCCGTCGAAG ggtgctgctgctgccgcggcGGAATTTTCTAGTGTTCCATTTATAAAACAACATATTCGGCGGCAGATCGAAGCTGGAGGAGGTAAAGTATATCAGTTCTTCGAGGATGTTCCGAAGAACAGGTATAAGCAATGCAAGTTGATTGCACCCCGTCCTTCTACAACCGCAATTTATGTGCAGTGCATAGCCAGTAACATTATG GCTGTTTCTCATGAATGGATCATACAATGTTGCCAAGTGCTGATGATGTTGGATTACAAACCTTTTGTTCTACCAGCCGGATGGTCTTTCCTTGAAAATCGATTCATCGATTGGAATAGCGGACGTGTAAAAGATAAGCGAAACTCTGCCACACCGTTTGCGTCAGTGTGCATTAACGTAGCTAGCTTATGTAAGgattttaataacttttggAGCAGGGTGTGCAAGCTTGCCGGTGGTACAGTACGTCTAATTAAGACTGAGTCCGACATTACTGACAATCTGACGGGATATTTGCTAACGGATCAAGAATTTCCCGAAGAAATCAAGATCAAAGCTGCCCGCACTGGTCTACTTGTTGTATCAACAGTTTGGGTAGTACAGTGTTTAATCCTGGGCCGCGTTTGTCATCCGGATAGTAACGAAAAGCTAACACAAATCTATCAAGAAGAGGATTACTAG